From Glycine max cultivar Williams 82 chromosome 11, Glycine_max_v4.0, whole genome shotgun sequence, the proteins below share one genomic window:
- the LOC100807543 gene encoding histidine kinase 1 isoform X2, which yields MAENKDEIYSECSPGSNSPMGSKCRYLFHRLCGCDTSWNKNSTPKSRRIFHRDVEKEEFQYASSHCLSSYYSVFVVRLAIMVMLAILIGLLTILTWHFTKIYTAKSLRSLAYGLRYELLQRPVLRMWNILNSTSEITTAQVKLSQYVIRRHSNPATQAEQVELYEAMRAVTWALFASRKALNSITINYKNGFVQAFHRDLKDNNTFYIYSDLSNYSMGASNSNEVNSISKHRAWDDKGLHGNYSSIWYREPLDPVSGEKIGKAMKIAPEDLINIAGLSQVPDGVASWHVAVSKFTDSPLLSAALPVWDSSNKTIMAVVGVTTALYSVGQLMRELVEMHSGHMYLTSQEGYLLATSTSAPLLETSTKPPKLKMAVDCEDNVIRLGAEWLQRTYGNNFPPSHEIHVENVKLGHQRYYIDSFFLNLKRLPLVGVIIIPRKYIMGQVDERAYKTLVILISASLCILVIGCVCILILTNGVSKEMNLRAELINQLEARRKAEASSNYKSQFLANMSHELRTPMAAVIGLLDILISDDCLTNEQYSTVTQIRKCSTALLRLLNNILDLSKVESGKLVLEDAEFDLGRELEGLVDMFSVQCMNHNVETVLDLSDDMPKVVRGDSARVVQIFANLINNSIKFTPSGHIILRGWCENQNSYVGSPLDQKKSRSLQKCIERPNANHAKRTSVKDNKVILWFEVDDTGCGIDPSKWDSVFESFEQADPSTTRLHGGTGLGLCIVRNLVNKMGGDIRVVKKEGSGTLMRLCLLLSAPMDVTEQQCAVDLTDNGLVVLLALHGNMGRLITSKWLQKNGVCTMEASDWNGLTQILRELFHAGSSVHNTDFEAHYPAKEELKSKLLNIRDMRNPGFVIVVDIGLLDLSTDIWKEQFNFLHRYFGRAKFVWMLNHDTSNTIKMELRRKGHILMVNKPLYKAKMIHILEAVINERNLELQKKNMIAPRTTMKEGDLHEFLEIDSTHFDGASSDDSDISEISGSNPVSANGDKPVEKLENSHPSSPHHMNNCLVRLTNENECLEEHNLRKEESSSPSSSSATEDNQPKSLSTKESSSISTEDQDEDSECGDTNRVTSSSKAVVDGKKSLEGLKILLAEDTPVLQRVATIMLEKMGADVVAVGDGQQAVDALNCMFTAEDCRRESLQKERNTRSQTEISTCRPYDLILMDCQMPKMDGYEATKAIRKSEVGTSRHIPIVALTAHAMSCDEAKCLEVGMDAYLTKPIDFKMMVSTILSLTKRTS from the exons ATGGCAGAAAACAAAGACGAAATCTATTCTGAATGTTCACCAGGCTCAAACTCTCCAATGGGTAGCAAGTGCAGATACTTGTTTCATAGATTATGCGGTTGTGACACTTCATGGAACAAAAACAGCACCCCAAAGAGTCGAAGAATTTTCCACAGAGATGTGGAAAAAGAAGAATTCCAGTATGCTAGTAGTCACTGTCTCTCATCCTACTACAGTGTCTTTGTGGTTCGACTAGCAATCATG GTGATGCTAGCCATCTTGATAGGGTTGCTCACTATACTGACATGGCATTTCACCAAGATTTATACAGCAAAATCACTTCGCAGCTTGGCATATGGTTTGCGTTATGAACTTCTGCAACGCCCCGTTTTGAGGATGTGGAATATTTTAAACTCTACTTCTGAAATCACTACAGCTCAGGTCAAACTGTCTCAGTATGTGATCAGACGTCACAGCAACCCTGCGACTCAAGCAGAGCAAGTTGAG CTGTATGAAGCGATGAGGGCTGTAACATGGGCGTTATTTGCTAGTCGAAAAGCTCTAAACTCTATAACTATCAATTATAAGAATGGATTTGTTCAAGCGTTCCACAGAGATCTTAAGGACAACAACACATTTTACATCTATTCTGATCTTTCAAATTACTCCATGGGTGCTAGCAACTCTAATGAGGTCAATTCCATTTCAAAGCACCGAGCTTGGGATGATAAAGGCCTTCATGGTAACTATTCTTCAATCTGGTACCGAGAACCACTTGACCCTGTGAGTGGTGAAAAGATTGGAAAAGCTATGAAAATTGCACCTGAAGACTTGATCAACATCGCTGGACTTTCCCAAGTGCCTGACGGTGTAGCTTCGTGGCATGTCGCAGTGAGCAAGTTCACAGATTCACCATTGCTTTCAGCAGCATTGCCAGTTTGGGACTCTTCTAATAAGACTATTATGGCGGTTGTGGGGGTCACAACTGCACTTTATAGTGTAGGACAGCTAATGAGAGAGCTAGTTGAGATGCACAGTGGCCATATGTATTTGACATCTCAAGAGGGTTACTTACTTGCAACTTCCACAAGTGCACCTCTACTGGAAACTTCAACAAAGCCTCCTAAGCTTAAGATGGCTGTTGACTGTGAAGACAACGTAATTCGACTGGGAGCTGAGTGGTTACAGAGAACTTATGGGAACAATTTTCCTCCAAGTCATGAGATTCATGTAGAGAATGTCAAGCTAGGTCACCAGAGATATTACATTGACTCATTCTTCCTAAATTTAAAGAGACTTCCTTTG GTAGGTGTGATCATCATACCAAGAAAGTATATCATGGGGCAGGTAGATGAAAGAGCCTACAAAACGTTGGTTATTCTGATATCTGCATCATTATGTATTTTAGTCATTGGATGTGTTTGCATTTTGATATTGACAAATGGAGTATCAAAGGAAATGAATCTAAGAGCAGAACTGATAAATCAACTGGAAGCAAGAAGAAAAGCAGAGGCATCAAGCAACTATAAAAGTCAATTCCTTGCAAACATGAG TCATGAACTGAGGACACCTATGGCAGCAGTAATTGGGTTGCTTGACATTCTCATATCAGATGACTGTCTCACAAATGAACAATATTCAACAGTTACTCAAATAAGAAAATGTTCAACTGCTCTGCTCCGTCTTCTTAATAACATCTTGGATCTGAGTAAG GTGGAATCTGGAAAACTGGTCCTAGAAGATGCAGAATTTGACTTAGGAAGGGAACTTGAAGGGCTTGTAGATATGTTTTCTGTTCAGTGCATGAACCACAATGTGGAGACTGTTTTAGACCTGTCTG ATGATATGCCAAAGGTAGTCCGTGGAGATTCTGCGAGAGTGGTTCAAATATTTGCAAATCTGATCAACAATTCAATCAAGTTTACTCCAT CGGGTCATATTATTCTGCGAGGATGGTGTGAAAACCAAAATTCTTACGTTGGTAGTCCTCTTGACCAGAAGAAATCTCGGAGTTTACAAAAGTGCATAGAGAGGCCAAATGCAAACCATGCAAAGAGAACTTCTGTGAAAGATAACAAAGTGATACTTTGGTTTGAAGTTGACGACACAGGCTGTG GTATTGACCCAAGCAAATGGGATTCTGTGTTTGAAAGCTTTGAGCAGGCTGATCCATCAACTACACGACt GCATGGAGGCACTGGTCTTGGTCTTTGCATTGTGAGAAACTTG GTTAACAAGATGGGTGGAGACATCAGGGTTGTCAAAAAGGAGGGCTCAGGAACACTAATGCGATTATGCTTGCTTCTCAGTGCGCCAATGGATGTCACAGAACAACAGTGTGCAGTAGATTTGACAGACAATGGCTTAGTG GTACTGCTTGCTCTGCATGGCAACATGGGTCGATTAATTACATCCAAGTGGCTACAGAAAAACGGGGTGTGCACAATGGAAGCATCTGACTGGAACGGACTAACTCAAATTTTGAGGGAACTCTTTCATGCAGGAAGTTCAGTTCATAATACTGACTTTGAGGCACACTATCCAGCAAAAGAGGAATTGAAGTCTAAACTACTCAACATAAGAGATATGAGGAACCCGGGTTTTGTCATTGTTGTTGACATTGGACTACTTGACTTGAGTACAGATATATGGAAGGAACAGTTTAACTTCCTCCACAGGTACTTTGGTAGAGCAAAGTTTGTATGGATGTTAAACCATGACACTTCCAATACCATAAAAATGGAGCTCCGTAGGAAAGGGCATATACTTATGGTTAACAAACCCCTTTACAAAGCAAAAATGATTCATATCTTGGAAGCTGTCATAAATGAGAGAAATCTTGAGctacaaaagaaaaacatgatagCTCCAAGGACCACAATGAAAGAGGGTGATTTGCATGAGTTTCTTGAGATTGATTCCACTCATTTTGATGGTGCTAGCTCTGATGATTCTGACATATCAGAAATAAGTGGTTCTAATCCCGTTAGTGCTAATGGAGATAAACCAGTTGAGAAGCTAGAAAACTCTCATCCATCATCACCACACCATATGAATAACTGCCTAGTTAGATtaacaaatgaaaatgaatgttTGGAAGAACATAATTTGAGGAAAGAAGAATCTTCTAGTCCCAGCTCCAGTTCTGCCACTGAAGACAACCAACCTAAATCACTATCCACCAAAGAATCATCATCCATTTCAACAGAAGATCAGGATGAAGATTCTGAATGTGGGGACACAAATAGGGTCACCAGCTCAAGTAAAGCAGTAGTAGATGGAAAGAAATCTCTTGAGGGCCTAAAGATTTTGCTTGCAGAAGATACACCAGTACTTCAAAGGGTTGCTACCATAATGCTTGAAAAAATGGGAGCAGATGTTGTTGCTGTAGGTGATGGACAACAGGCAGTAGATGCTCTCAATTGCATGTTCACTGCTGAAGACTGTAGAAGAGAATCACTCCAGAAGGAAAGAAACACAAGATCTCAAACAGAGATTTCGACTTGCCGTCCATATGACTTGATCCTAATGGATTGTCAG ATGCCAAAGATGGATGGCTATGAGGCAACAAAAGCAATCAGGAAATCAGAAGTGGGAACAAGCAGGCACATTCCCATTGTTGCTCTTACAGCACATGCAATGTCATGTGATGAAGCCAAATGCCTGGAGGTGGGCATGGATGCTTACTTAACAAAGCCAATTGACTTCAAAATGATGGTGTCCACCATTCTTTCACTCACTAAAAGAACATCTTGA
- the LOC100807543 gene encoding histidine kinase 1 isoform X1, giving the protein MAENKDEIYSECSPGSNSPMGSKCRYLFHRLCGCDTSWNKNSTPKSRRIFHRDVEKEEFQYASSHCLSSYYSVFVVRLAIMVMLAILIGLLTILTWHFTKIYTAKSLRSLAYGLRYELLQRPVLRMWNILNSTSEITTAQVKLSQYVIRRHSNPATQAEQVEQLYEAMRAVTWALFASRKALNSITINYKNGFVQAFHRDLKDNNTFYIYSDLSNYSMGASNSNEVNSISKHRAWDDKGLHGNYSSIWYREPLDPVSGEKIGKAMKIAPEDLINIAGLSQVPDGVASWHVAVSKFTDSPLLSAALPVWDSSNKTIMAVVGVTTALYSVGQLMRELVEMHSGHMYLTSQEGYLLATSTSAPLLETSTKPPKLKMAVDCEDNVIRLGAEWLQRTYGNNFPPSHEIHVENVKLGHQRYYIDSFFLNLKRLPLVGVIIIPRKYIMGQVDERAYKTLVILISASLCILVIGCVCILILTNGVSKEMNLRAELINQLEARRKAEASSNYKSQFLANMSHELRTPMAAVIGLLDILISDDCLTNEQYSTVTQIRKCSTALLRLLNNILDLSKVESGKLVLEDAEFDLGRELEGLVDMFSVQCMNHNVETVLDLSDDMPKVVRGDSARVVQIFANLINNSIKFTPSGHIILRGWCENQNSYVGSPLDQKKSRSLQKCIERPNANHAKRTSVKDNKVILWFEVDDTGCGIDPSKWDSVFESFEQADPSTTRLHGGTGLGLCIVRNLVNKMGGDIRVVKKEGSGTLMRLCLLLSAPMDVTEQQCAVDLTDNGLVVLLALHGNMGRLITSKWLQKNGVCTMEASDWNGLTQILRELFHAGSSVHNTDFEAHYPAKEELKSKLLNIRDMRNPGFVIVVDIGLLDLSTDIWKEQFNFLHRYFGRAKFVWMLNHDTSNTIKMELRRKGHILMVNKPLYKAKMIHILEAVINERNLELQKKNMIAPRTTMKEGDLHEFLEIDSTHFDGASSDDSDISEISGSNPVSANGDKPVEKLENSHPSSPHHMNNCLVRLTNENECLEEHNLRKEESSSPSSSSATEDNQPKSLSTKESSSISTEDQDEDSECGDTNRVTSSSKAVVDGKKSLEGLKILLAEDTPVLQRVATIMLEKMGADVVAVGDGQQAVDALNCMFTAEDCRRESLQKERNTRSQTEISTCRPYDLILMDCQMPKMDGYEATKAIRKSEVGTSRHIPIVALTAHAMSCDEAKCLEVGMDAYLTKPIDFKMMVSTILSLTKRTS; this is encoded by the exons ATGGCAGAAAACAAAGACGAAATCTATTCTGAATGTTCACCAGGCTCAAACTCTCCAATGGGTAGCAAGTGCAGATACTTGTTTCATAGATTATGCGGTTGTGACACTTCATGGAACAAAAACAGCACCCCAAAGAGTCGAAGAATTTTCCACAGAGATGTGGAAAAAGAAGAATTCCAGTATGCTAGTAGTCACTGTCTCTCATCCTACTACAGTGTCTTTGTGGTTCGACTAGCAATCATG GTGATGCTAGCCATCTTGATAGGGTTGCTCACTATACTGACATGGCATTTCACCAAGATTTATACAGCAAAATCACTTCGCAGCTTGGCATATGGTTTGCGTTATGAACTTCTGCAACGCCCCGTTTTGAGGATGTGGAATATTTTAAACTCTACTTCTGAAATCACTACAGCTCAGGTCAAACTGTCTCAGTATGTGATCAGACGTCACAGCAACCCTGCGACTCAAGCAGAGCAAGTTGAG CAGCTGTATGAAGCGATGAGGGCTGTAACATGGGCGTTATTTGCTAGTCGAAAAGCTCTAAACTCTATAACTATCAATTATAAGAATGGATTTGTTCAAGCGTTCCACAGAGATCTTAAGGACAACAACACATTTTACATCTATTCTGATCTTTCAAATTACTCCATGGGTGCTAGCAACTCTAATGAGGTCAATTCCATTTCAAAGCACCGAGCTTGGGATGATAAAGGCCTTCATGGTAACTATTCTTCAATCTGGTACCGAGAACCACTTGACCCTGTGAGTGGTGAAAAGATTGGAAAAGCTATGAAAATTGCACCTGAAGACTTGATCAACATCGCTGGACTTTCCCAAGTGCCTGACGGTGTAGCTTCGTGGCATGTCGCAGTGAGCAAGTTCACAGATTCACCATTGCTTTCAGCAGCATTGCCAGTTTGGGACTCTTCTAATAAGACTATTATGGCGGTTGTGGGGGTCACAACTGCACTTTATAGTGTAGGACAGCTAATGAGAGAGCTAGTTGAGATGCACAGTGGCCATATGTATTTGACATCTCAAGAGGGTTACTTACTTGCAACTTCCACAAGTGCACCTCTACTGGAAACTTCAACAAAGCCTCCTAAGCTTAAGATGGCTGTTGACTGTGAAGACAACGTAATTCGACTGGGAGCTGAGTGGTTACAGAGAACTTATGGGAACAATTTTCCTCCAAGTCATGAGATTCATGTAGAGAATGTCAAGCTAGGTCACCAGAGATATTACATTGACTCATTCTTCCTAAATTTAAAGAGACTTCCTTTG GTAGGTGTGATCATCATACCAAGAAAGTATATCATGGGGCAGGTAGATGAAAGAGCCTACAAAACGTTGGTTATTCTGATATCTGCATCATTATGTATTTTAGTCATTGGATGTGTTTGCATTTTGATATTGACAAATGGAGTATCAAAGGAAATGAATCTAAGAGCAGAACTGATAAATCAACTGGAAGCAAGAAGAAAAGCAGAGGCATCAAGCAACTATAAAAGTCAATTCCTTGCAAACATGAG TCATGAACTGAGGACACCTATGGCAGCAGTAATTGGGTTGCTTGACATTCTCATATCAGATGACTGTCTCACAAATGAACAATATTCAACAGTTACTCAAATAAGAAAATGTTCAACTGCTCTGCTCCGTCTTCTTAATAACATCTTGGATCTGAGTAAG GTGGAATCTGGAAAACTGGTCCTAGAAGATGCAGAATTTGACTTAGGAAGGGAACTTGAAGGGCTTGTAGATATGTTTTCTGTTCAGTGCATGAACCACAATGTGGAGACTGTTTTAGACCTGTCTG ATGATATGCCAAAGGTAGTCCGTGGAGATTCTGCGAGAGTGGTTCAAATATTTGCAAATCTGATCAACAATTCAATCAAGTTTACTCCAT CGGGTCATATTATTCTGCGAGGATGGTGTGAAAACCAAAATTCTTACGTTGGTAGTCCTCTTGACCAGAAGAAATCTCGGAGTTTACAAAAGTGCATAGAGAGGCCAAATGCAAACCATGCAAAGAGAACTTCTGTGAAAGATAACAAAGTGATACTTTGGTTTGAAGTTGACGACACAGGCTGTG GTATTGACCCAAGCAAATGGGATTCTGTGTTTGAAAGCTTTGAGCAGGCTGATCCATCAACTACACGACt GCATGGAGGCACTGGTCTTGGTCTTTGCATTGTGAGAAACTTG GTTAACAAGATGGGTGGAGACATCAGGGTTGTCAAAAAGGAGGGCTCAGGAACACTAATGCGATTATGCTTGCTTCTCAGTGCGCCAATGGATGTCACAGAACAACAGTGTGCAGTAGATTTGACAGACAATGGCTTAGTG GTACTGCTTGCTCTGCATGGCAACATGGGTCGATTAATTACATCCAAGTGGCTACAGAAAAACGGGGTGTGCACAATGGAAGCATCTGACTGGAACGGACTAACTCAAATTTTGAGGGAACTCTTTCATGCAGGAAGTTCAGTTCATAATACTGACTTTGAGGCACACTATCCAGCAAAAGAGGAATTGAAGTCTAAACTACTCAACATAAGAGATATGAGGAACCCGGGTTTTGTCATTGTTGTTGACATTGGACTACTTGACTTGAGTACAGATATATGGAAGGAACAGTTTAACTTCCTCCACAGGTACTTTGGTAGAGCAAAGTTTGTATGGATGTTAAACCATGACACTTCCAATACCATAAAAATGGAGCTCCGTAGGAAAGGGCATATACTTATGGTTAACAAACCCCTTTACAAAGCAAAAATGATTCATATCTTGGAAGCTGTCATAAATGAGAGAAATCTTGAGctacaaaagaaaaacatgatagCTCCAAGGACCACAATGAAAGAGGGTGATTTGCATGAGTTTCTTGAGATTGATTCCACTCATTTTGATGGTGCTAGCTCTGATGATTCTGACATATCAGAAATAAGTGGTTCTAATCCCGTTAGTGCTAATGGAGATAAACCAGTTGAGAAGCTAGAAAACTCTCATCCATCATCACCACACCATATGAATAACTGCCTAGTTAGATtaacaaatgaaaatgaatgttTGGAAGAACATAATTTGAGGAAAGAAGAATCTTCTAGTCCCAGCTCCAGTTCTGCCACTGAAGACAACCAACCTAAATCACTATCCACCAAAGAATCATCATCCATTTCAACAGAAGATCAGGATGAAGATTCTGAATGTGGGGACACAAATAGGGTCACCAGCTCAAGTAAAGCAGTAGTAGATGGAAAGAAATCTCTTGAGGGCCTAAAGATTTTGCTTGCAGAAGATACACCAGTACTTCAAAGGGTTGCTACCATAATGCTTGAAAAAATGGGAGCAGATGTTGTTGCTGTAGGTGATGGACAACAGGCAGTAGATGCTCTCAATTGCATGTTCACTGCTGAAGACTGTAGAAGAGAATCACTCCAGAAGGAAAGAAACACAAGATCTCAAACAGAGATTTCGACTTGCCGTCCATATGACTTGATCCTAATGGATTGTCAG ATGCCAAAGATGGATGGCTATGAGGCAACAAAAGCAATCAGGAAATCAGAAGTGGGAACAAGCAGGCACATTCCCATTGTTGCTCTTACAGCACATGCAATGTCATGTGATGAAGCCAAATGCCTGGAGGTGGGCATGGATGCTTACTTAACAAAGCCAATTGACTTCAAAATGATGGTGTCCACCATTCTTTCACTCACTAAAAGAACATCTTGA
- the LOC100808077 gene encoding protein ALTERED PHOSPHATE STARVATION RESPONSE 1 encodes MGCCHSKIEREETVSRCKARKRYMKQFVQARHAFSAAHVMYIRSLRATGSALFQFANAETTVLHHHHLPPRPQPIPPPPPPRTPTPMPPPPPPPMSPSSYTWTSDTTSSPALPPPPPPPPPVSSSTWDFWDPFMTAATAVASRSVTEEEWEATTTTGSEVVVMAAASVTAPPSAVSGFSKETPSELAMVVSRNSTKDLVEVIKELDDYFLKAADAGSHVSLLLEVPKSGFSDNSKACKVHSYGWSLSPSLWAWGSSPKLNGFGKLAEGTPVSVGGTFGVNGVGSVGHCSTVERLHAWEKKLYQEVKNAKTTKMEHEKKLALLRKVEMKRADYVKTEKTKKEVEKLESQMMVASQAIDSTSSEIIKLREVELYPQLIELVKGLMCMWRSMYECHQVQKHIVQQLEYLNTIPSKNPTSEIHRQSTLQLELEVQQWHQSFCNLFKAHRDYIQSLTGWLRLTLFQFSKTPLNRTPEESKIYTLCEEWHLAVDRIPDKVASEGIKSLLTVIHAIVLQQAEEQKQKKKSDSAFKELEKKVVQLRSLECKYGPYSMPESSGSLRTRDPVTEKRAKVDALRAKAEEEKSKYDKSVSVTRAMTLNNLQMGCPHVFQGIVGFSSVCMEVFESVYNKAKAAEQEHDVKRILP; translated from the exons ATGGGTTGCTGCCACTCCAAAATAGAGAGGGAAGAAACGGTGTCGCGTTGCAAAGCCAGAAAGCGTTACATGAAGCAGTTCGTGCAAGCAAGACACGCTTTTTCCGCTGCACATGTTATGTACATTCGCTCGCTCCGCGCCACTGGCTCTGCACTCTTTCAGTTCGCAAATGCCGAAACCACCGTCCTCCATCACCACCACCTTCCGCCGCGCCCTCAGCCCATCCCCCCGCCACCGCCGCCACGAACACCCACTCCCATGCCGCCGCCACCTCCTCCTCCGATGAGTCCTAGTTCCTACACGTGGACTTCGGACACAACCTCCTCCCCCGCCcttccgccgccgccgccgccgcctccTCCGGTGTCTTCCTCCACCTGGGACTTCTGGGACCCGTTCATGACGGCGGCGACGGCGGTGGCTTCACGGTCGGTGACGGAGGAGGAGTGGGAGGCGACGACCACCACAGGGTCAGAGGTGGTGGTGATGGCGGCGGCGAGTGTGACGGCGCCGCCGTCTGCGGTGAGCGGGTTTTCCAAGGAGACACCTAGTGAGCTTGCAATGGTGGTGTCGAGGAACAGTACCAAGGATCTTGTTGAAGTTATCAAGGAGCTTGATGACTATTTTCTCAAAGCTGCTGATGCTGGTTCTCATGTTTCTTTGCTCCTTGAAGTTCCAAAGTCTGGATTTTCTGATAACAGTAAAGCAT GTAAAGTGCACAGCTATGGGTGGAGTTTGAGTCCGTCCTTGTGGGCTTGGGGTTCGAGTCCAAAGCTGAATGGGTTTGGCAAGCTGGCTGAGGGAACTCCTGTTTCTGTTGGTGGTACTTTTGGGGTTAATGGAGTTGGAAGTGTTGGGCACTGTTCCACTGTGGAGAGGTTACATGCATGGGAGAAGAAATTGTACCAAGAGGTCAAG AATGCTAAGACTACAAAGATGGAGCATGAGAAGAAGCTGGCACTCCTAAGGAAGGTGGAGatgaagagagcagactatgTGAAGACAgagaagacaaagaaagaagtggagaaATTAGAGTCACAAATGATGGTAGCTTCTCAGGCCATTGATAGTACATCTTCTGAAATCATCAAATTAAGGGAGGTAGAGCTCTACCCTCAACTAATTGAGCTTGTAAAAGG ATTAATGTGCATGTGGAGAAGCATGTATGAGTGTCACCAAGTCCAAAAGCACATAGTTCAGCAGCTAGAGTACCTCAACACCATACCATCAAAAAACCCTACATCTGAGATTCACAGGCAATCAACTCTTCAGCTGGAGCTTGAAGTACAGCAGTGGCACCAATCCTTCTGCAACCTCTTCAAGGCCCACCGCGATTACATCCAATCCCTCACAGGTTGGCTAAGGCTCACCCTTTTCCAGTTCAGCAAAACCCCTCTAAACCGAACCCCCGAGGAGTCTAAGATATACACCCTTTGTGAAGAATGGCACCTCGCCGTCGACCGCATTCCGGACAAGGTAGCATCCGAAGGAATAAAAAGCTTGTTGACAGTTATTCATGCCATTGTACTGCAACAGGCAGAGGAGCAGAAACAGAAGAAGAAGTCAGATTCCGCATTCAAAGAGCTCGAGAAGAAGGTGGTTCAGCTGCGGTCCTTGGAGTGCAAGTATGGTCCATACTCCATGCCAGAATCATCTGGTAGCTTGAGAACCAGGGACCCGGTCACCGAGAAGCGCGCTAAGGTGGATGCCTTGAGAGCAAAGgcagaggaagagaagagcaaaTACGACAAGTCAGTGAGTGTAACGAGGGCAATGACACTGAACAACTTGCAAATGGGTTGCCCTCATGTGTTTCAAGGGATTGTGGGGTTTTCAAGTGTGTGCATGGAGGTTTTTGAGTCTGTATACAACAAAGCCAAAGCTGCTGAACAGGAGCATGACGTGAAGAGAATATTACCGTAA
- the LOC100806101 gene encoding L-ascorbate peroxidase 3 encodes MAKPRVDAEYLKEIEKARRDLRALISNRNCAPLMLRLAWHDAGTYDAKTNTGGPNGSIRNRQELNHAANKGLETALAFCEEVKAKHPKISYADLYQLAGVVAVEVTGGPTINFVPGRKDSLESPAEGRLPDAKQGASHLRDIFYRMGLGDKDIVALSGGHTLGKAHKDRSDFHGQWTKDPLKFDNSYFVELLRGESKDLLKLPTDKALVEDPNFRKYVELYAKDEDAFFSDYATSHKKLSELGFIFKNHRSILAKGVIGIAIVLTAVILGYLRELNKKTN; translated from the exons ATGGCAAAGCCTAGAGTTGATGCTGAGTATCTGAAGGAAATCGAGAAGGCTCGTCGTGACCTTCGCGCTCTTATCTCCAACAGAAACTGCGCCCCTCTCATGCTTCGATTAGC gTGGCATGATGCTGGTACTTACGATGCTAAAACAAACACAGGAGGCCCTAATGGTTCTATCAGAAACAGACAAGAGTTGAATCACGCAGCAAACAAGGGACTGGAAACAGCACTTGCCTTCTGTG AGGAAGTGAAGGCCAAACATCCAAAAATTTCATATGCCGACCTTTACcag CTAGCTGGTGTTGTTGCAGTAGAAGTTACCGGGGGGCCAACTATTAACTTTGTTCCCGGGAGAAAA GATTCATTGGAATCTCCAGCAGAGGGGCGTCTTCCAGATGCCAAACAAG GTGCGTCGCATCTAAGAGATATCTTTTATCGCATGGGTCTAGGTGACAAAGACATTGTGGCTCTATCCGGAGGTCACACTTTG GGTAAGGCACATAAAGATCGTTCTGACTTTCATGGTCAATGGACAAAGGACCCTTTGAAGTTTGATAATTCCTATTTTGT GGAATTGCTGAGAGGGGAGTCAAAAGATTTACTGAAGCTTCCCACAGACAAGGCTCTAGTTGAAGATCCTAATTTCCGCAAGTATGTTGAACTATATGCGAAG GATGAAGATGCTTTTTTCTCAGATTATGCAACCTCACACAAAAAACTCTCAGAGCTGGGCTTTATTTTCAAGAATCATCGTTCCATATTGGCCAAGGGAGTTATAGGAATTGCTATTGTCTTAACCGCCGTGATCTTGGGTTACTTACGTGAACTGAACAAAAAAACCAATTGA